CCCGGTCAGCGCCCTGCTGCGCCGGGTCGTCGACGCGCTGCACGGCCTGCCCGCCTTCGTGACCGACCCCCGCCTCGACGTGGTGGCGTGGAACGACCTGGGTGGCGCGCTGATGGGCGGGCTCGCCGAGCCGGGCCGCCGTGACCGCAACAACGCCCGGTACCTGTTCCTGGACCCCGCCTCCCGCGAGGTCTTCCCCGACTGGGAGGCCAGGGCTCTGGAGGCCGTCGGGCAGCTGCGGGTCTCCACCGGGCGCTATCCGGACGACGCGGAGCTGGCCGCGCTCACTGCCGACCTCTCCGCGTCGAGCGCCGACTTCCGGCGGCTGTGGGCGAGGGGAGAGGTGGTCATGTGCGGCGCGGGACGCAAGCGGCTGCGCCACCCGGAGGTCGGCATGCTGACCCTGGACTACGAGACGCTGCACGTCCCGGCGGCGCCCGGCGAGACGGGCCTCGTCATGCACGTGTTCAGCGCCGAGGAAGGCGGCCCGGATGCCGCCGCCCTCGCCCGGCTGGCCGCGACGGCCACCGTTCCCGCACCCGCCGCCGACTGACCACCGCCGGCGCCGCTTCCGCACCGCACGGCACCCGTGCCGCACCGCTCCGGCCCCCTGGCCGCCGAGGACCGCGGGGCGCGCGCGGTCGTCGTCAGGGATGCGTCAAGACGGCGGGTGACGCCGTCAGATAGGTGTCGACGGCGCGGGGCCAGCACACGGCCCGGTTCCAGGACGACCGGCCGCGGGTCGCCCGGATCGCCCAGGCCGGCGGGATCAC
This portion of the Streptomyces changanensis genome encodes:
- a CDS encoding helix-turn-helix transcriptional regulator, producing MERVDHLDPTDVTGPTDAIGPTDAIGPRAGIGGVPATAAGGAADDPRRALGGFLRARRARVAPEHVGIAGGRRRRVHGLRREELAQLAGISVDYYVRLEQGRATQPSPEVLDALARALRLDAAERRHLATLAAGRRGGPAPTAPVSALLRRVVDALHGLPAFVTDPRLDVVAWNDLGGALMGGLAEPGRRDRNNARYLFLDPASREVFPDWEARALEAVGQLRVSTGRYPDDAELAALTADLSASSADFRRLWARGEVVMCGAGRKRLRHPEVGMLTLDYETLHVPAAPGETGLVMHVFSAEEGGPDAAALARLAATATVPAPAAD